From Syngnathus typhle isolate RoL2023-S1 ecotype Sweden linkage group LG13, RoL_Styp_1.0, whole genome shotgun sequence, a single genomic window includes:
- the si:dkeyp-68b7.12 gene encoding rho GTPase-activating protein 30 isoform X2: MRRVRRKGASKEKVFACDLLEHLNATAQEIPQVLRCCCQFVEEHGVVDGIYRLSGVSSNIQKLRSEFEGDGTPDLSKEVYLQDIHCVSSLCKAYFRELPNPLLTYQLYDKFAEAVAIHLEDERLVKIRDVLKELPPPHYRTLEFLMRHLVKMASYSSETNMHARNLAIVWAPNLLRSKDIELAGFNGTAAFMEVRVQSIVVEFILTHVPELFPEPTMAHNRRKSLPSPTAVSGQEEALFETRPHISPGDGPIPTRPYHAIIEGTTDKKKGSFKGRKWISIFNIGSRFHDPRRRHKHSTKEKDKPVLRPARSMDSLSVSTYSNEDSTRPLQTTRSAKMSVFEHAASPSPLGGSEYAVTYRRGTGLVSGGTQGTYTTVDPEGSGGAQGDSVQSRSPGLSAKAGRRAAMHITGPTLVTVPLHITSNLALGLLQGGGTGRVVHRGKGKDGGQDSGKMEMPVEVREESKEGTHRKEIILDDDKTKNPVDKEEEDENKEALGKDCSSEPAAKESKRTSYKADEDVCQQDVSEGVPSANVLDSSGVLDSTEDDQELAGYVEDSFEFLDHMDCSYSDQIPLHFLSDCASQANVFSVEPPGHSDDEYELAEEPCHHANEADARLSVSSETNLQSRPELQRPRGVNERNAKSLSLPRMTSPAYEPGECRCDDAGDDDDTANYYSSDEDSSLFVKSLPADFFLSHLCDLEPEDESAPVERWGEANQYNPTNDQSQDDLDGLEEMIPQSEEQIHYCVDLQEHISVVKANEDDDVDNGRREDEGEAHYLSTFECSTKKETCPVEEFLDVSQEATEELQDDGDESQRTEDVNPETMSTDDGEVPNLEDVLATDEIHAEVWDELEEVVCQLIENEEGKTVEVSESPGTDELETTAGKVHFPARCDQLVVEFMHKEDKSIGEASLKGDRADESAGGGNSDKGGPERCEKVMEVQLPNEDKAILEKVTVTPSLRENDGMIENQEKDKEGAVMEMSAATDKFGICEEVTPSHFTDVSMVLQSRGVSCDEQGHKGAVAEMCVPKEDKPICEEATVTPSLKELRAHVPESTEGVRLEERGVGRKLVISKLTKVYQVKAVPVVPPKPQHCKLATRSLRQQQQQQQQRERRDGDAPDDAGATCGRDASRNSPLSMCFDEAVAKAIMRREKNGSDDAN; encoded by the exons ATGAGGAGAGTCCGGAGAAAAGGGGCCAGCAAAGAGAAAGTATTTGCTTGTGATCTTCTGGAGCACCTGAATGCCACTGCTCAGGAGA TCCCTCAAGTGTTGAGGTGCTGCTGCCAGTTTGTCGAGGAACACGGCGTAGTGGACGGAATCTACAGGTTGTCAGGTGTTTCCTCCAACATCCAGAAGCTcag GAGCGAGTTTGAGGGCGACGGGACCCCGGACCTCAGCAAGGAAGTGTACCTGCAAGACATCCACTGCGTCAGCTCCCTGTGCAAAGCGTACTTCCGGGAGCTGCCCAACCCACTGCTCACCTACCAACTTTACGACAAGTTTGCC GAGGCCGTGGCCATCCATCTGGAGGACGAGCGGCTGGTGAAAATCCGAGATGTCCTGAAGGAACTTCCGCCGCCGCATTACAG AACTTTGGAATTTCTGATGCGCCACCTGGTCAAAATGGCCTCGTACTCGTCAGAGACCAACATGCACGCTAGGAACTTGGCCATTGTCTGGGCGCCCAATCTGCTCCG GTCAAAGGACATCGAGCTGGCCGGTTTCAACGGCACCGCCGCCTTCATGGAGGTCAGGGTCCAGTCCATTGTAGTGGAGTTCATCCTCACACATGTCCCGGAGCTGTTTCCTGAGCCAa CTATGGCGCACAACAGGAGAAAGTCTCTTCCTTCCCCGACGGCCGTCAGCGGCCAGGAGGAAGCCCTCTTCGAGACTCGGCCTCACATCAGTCCAGGGGATGGCCCGATTCCGACGAGACCTTACCACGCCATCATCGAAGGCACCACCGATAA GAAGAAGGGCTCCTTCAAAGGAAGGAAGTGGATATCCATTTTCAATATCGGCAGTCGCTTCCACGACCCGAGACGACGGCACAAACACTCGACCAAAG AGAAGGACAAGCCGGTGTTACGTCCAGCCCGAAGCATGGATTCCCTCAGCGTTTCGACGTATTCAAATGAAG ATTCGACACGTCCTCTGCAGACAACTCGCTCGGCCAAAATGTCCGTCTTCGAACATGCAGCGTCGCCTAGCCCGTTAGGCGGGAGCGAATACGCCGTGACCTACCGCAGGGGGACGGGACTCGTGAGCGGGGGCACTCAGGGCACCTACACGACTGTCGACCCCGAAGGCTCGGGTGGCGCGCAAGGCGACTCTGTCCAATCCAGATCGCCGGGACTGTCAGCGAAGGCCGGTCGGAGAGCGGCCATGCACATCACTGGGCCCACTTTGGTCACGGTGCCGCTGCACATCACTTCCAACTTGGCTTTGGGCCTTCTACAGGGAGGTGGGACTGGCCGTGTGGTCCACCGTGGCAAGGGGAAGGACGGAGGTCAGGACAGTGGAAAAATGGAAATGCCAGTGGAAGTGAGGGAAGAGAGCAAAGAGGGAACACACAGGAAGGAAATCATCCTGGATGACGACAAGACAAAGAACCCAGTTGAcaaggaagaagaagacgagAACAAAGAAGCACTTGGGAAAGACTGTAGCTCGGAGCCAGCAGCAAAAGAAAGCAAGCGTACGAGTTACAAAGCAGATGAGGATGTTTGTCAACAGGATGTCTCCGAAG GAGTGCCATCGGCCAATGTTTTGGACTCTTCTGGCGTCCTCGATTCAACCGAGGATGACCAAGAGCTGGCGGGCTATGTTGAAGACAGCTTTGAATTTCTGGATCACATGGATTGCAGCTACTCCGATCAg ATTCCTCTCCACTTTCTGTCGGACTGCGCTTCCCAAGCCAACGTATTCTCCGTGGAACCTCCCGGACACTCTGACGACGAGTATGAACTCGCAGAGGAACCGTGTCATCACGCCAACGAAGCCGACGCCAGGCTGAGTGTGAGCTCCGAGACAAACCTTCAAAGCCGACCGGAGCTCCAGCGGCCGCGCGGCGTCAACGAGCGCAACGCAAAGTCCCTCAGCTTGCCTCGCATGACCTCGCCTGCGTATGAACCTGGAGAATGTCGCTGTGACGACGCAGGAGACGACGACGACACGGCCAACTACTACAGCAGTGACGAAGACAGCAGCTTGTTTGTTAAGAGCCTCCCCGCGGACTTCTTCCTAAGCCACCTGTGTGACCTTGAACCAGAGGATGAGAGTGCTCCAGTAGAGCGATGGGGTGAGGCAAACCAATATAATCCCACAAACGATCAGAGCCAGGATGACCTGGACGGATTAGAAGAGATGATACCACAAAGTGAAGAGCAAATCCACTACTGCGTGGACTTGCAAGAGCACATTTCAGTTGTTAAGGCCAACgaagatgatgatgttgacaATGGAAGAagggaagatgaaggagaagCCCATTATCTCTCTACCTTTGAGTGTAGTACGAAGAAAGAAACATGCCCAGTGGAGGAGTTCCTAGACGTTTCCCAGGAAGCTACAGAGGAGCTTCAGGATGATGGAGATGAAAGTCAAAGGACTGAGGATGTGAATCCTGAAACGATGTCAACAGATGATGGCGAGGTACCAAATTTGGAGGATGTCTTGGCTACGGACGAGATCCACGCAGAGGTCTGGGACGAGCTGGAGGAGGTCGTGTGCCAACTGATCGAGAATGAAGAAGGAAAGACTGTGGAGGTCAGCGAGAGCCCAGGGACCGACGAGCTGGAAACAACTGCGGGAAAGGTCCATTTCCCAGCCAGATGTGACCAACTTGTGGTAGAGTTCATGCACAAAGAAGACAAATCCATCGGAGAGGCATCTCTGAAAGGGGACAGGGCTGACGAGTCTGCAGGTGGGGGGAATTCTGACAAGGGAGGACCAGAGAGGTGTGAAAAAGTGATGGAAGTGCAGCTACCCAATGAAGACAAAGCCATCCTCGAGAAAGTGACGGTCACGCCAAGTCTAAGAGAGAATGACGGGATGATTGAAAAccaagaaaaagacaaagaggGAGCCGTTATGGAGATGTCAGCAGCCACAGACAAATTTGGCATTTGTGAAGAAGTGACACCATCACATTTTACAGATGTGTCCATGGTTCTGCAGTCCAGAGGCGTGAGCTGTGATGAGCAAGGACACAAAGGAGCAGTTGCAGAAATGTGCGTGCCCAAAGAAGACAAACCCATTTGTGAGGAAGCCACGGTGACACCAAGTCTGAAAGAGCTCAGGGCCCATGTTCCCGAGTCCACAGAAGGTGTGAGGTTAGAGGAGCGAGGAGTTGGAAGGAAGCTGGTCATTTCCAAACTGACCAAAGTTTACCAAGTGAAAGCGGTGCCGGTGGTGCCGCCCAAACCCCAACACTGCAAATTAGCAACCCGGAGCCtgcgacagcagcagcagcagcagcagcagcgagagAGGAGAGATGGCGACGCGCCCGACGATGCGGGTGCCACCTGCGGCAGGGACGCTTCGCGGAACAGCCCTCTCAGCATGTGCTTCGACGAAGCTGTTGCCAAAGCCATCATGAGGCGAGAAAAGAATGGGAGCGACGATGCCAACTAG
- the si:dkeyp-68b7.12 gene encoding rho GTPase-activating protein 30 isoform X1 has product MRRVRRKGASKEKVFACDLLEHLNATAQEIPQVLRCCCQFVEEHGVVDGIYRLSGVSSNIQKLRSEFEGDGTPDLSKEVYLQDIHCVSSLCKAYFRELPNPLLTYQLYDKFAEAVAIHLEDERLVKIRDVLKELPPPHYRTLEFLMRHLVKMASYSSETNMHARNLAIVWAPNLLRCGRHTTSSASTMRLEIEWIICQICSLRSKDIELAGFNGTAAFMEVRVQSIVVEFILTHVPELFPEPTMAHNRRKSLPSPTAVSGQEEALFETRPHISPGDGPIPTRPYHAIIEGTTDKKKGSFKGRKWISIFNIGSRFHDPRRRHKHSTKEKDKPVLRPARSMDSLSVSTYSNEDSTRPLQTTRSAKMSVFEHAASPSPLGGSEYAVTYRRGTGLVSGGTQGTYTTVDPEGSGGAQGDSVQSRSPGLSAKAGRRAAMHITGPTLVTVPLHITSNLALGLLQGGGTGRVVHRGKGKDGGQDSGKMEMPVEVREESKEGTHRKEIILDDDKTKNPVDKEEEDENKEALGKDCSSEPAAKESKRTSYKADEDVCQQDVSEGVPSANVLDSSGVLDSTEDDQELAGYVEDSFEFLDHMDCSYSDQIPLHFLSDCASQANVFSVEPPGHSDDEYELAEEPCHHANEADARLSVSSETNLQSRPELQRPRGVNERNAKSLSLPRMTSPAYEPGECRCDDAGDDDDTANYYSSDEDSSLFVKSLPADFFLSHLCDLEPEDESAPVERWGEANQYNPTNDQSQDDLDGLEEMIPQSEEQIHYCVDLQEHISVVKANEDDDVDNGRREDEGEAHYLSTFECSTKKETCPVEEFLDVSQEATEELQDDGDESQRTEDVNPETMSTDDGEVPNLEDVLATDEIHAEVWDELEEVVCQLIENEEGKTVEVSESPGTDELETTAGKVHFPARCDQLVVEFMHKEDKSIGEASLKGDRADESAGGGNSDKGGPERCEKVMEVQLPNEDKAILEKVTVTPSLRENDGMIENQEKDKEGAVMEMSAATDKFGICEEVTPSHFTDVSMVLQSRGVSCDEQGHKGAVAEMCVPKEDKPICEEATVTPSLKELRAHVPESTEGVRLEERGVGRKLVISKLTKVYQVKAVPVVPPKPQHCKLATRSLRQQQQQQQQRERRDGDAPDDAGATCGRDASRNSPLSMCFDEAVAKAIMRREKNGSDDAN; this is encoded by the exons ATGAGGAGAGTCCGGAGAAAAGGGGCCAGCAAAGAGAAAGTATTTGCTTGTGATCTTCTGGAGCACCTGAATGCCACTGCTCAGGAGA TCCCTCAAGTGTTGAGGTGCTGCTGCCAGTTTGTCGAGGAACACGGCGTAGTGGACGGAATCTACAGGTTGTCAGGTGTTTCCTCCAACATCCAGAAGCTcag GAGCGAGTTTGAGGGCGACGGGACCCCGGACCTCAGCAAGGAAGTGTACCTGCAAGACATCCACTGCGTCAGCTCCCTGTGCAAAGCGTACTTCCGGGAGCTGCCCAACCCACTGCTCACCTACCAACTTTACGACAAGTTTGCC GAGGCCGTGGCCATCCATCTGGAGGACGAGCGGCTGGTGAAAATCCGAGATGTCCTGAAGGAACTTCCGCCGCCGCATTACAG AACTTTGGAATTTCTGATGCGCCACCTGGTCAAAATGGCCTCGTACTCGTCAGAGACCAACATGCACGCTAGGAACTTGGCCATTGTCTGGGCGCCCAATCTGCTCCGGTGTGGACGCCACACGACGTCTTCAGCTTCTACAATGAGACTTGAGATTGAATGGATAATCTGTCAAATCTGCTCTTTAAGGTCAAAGGACATCGAGCTGGCCGGTTTCAACGGCACCGCCGCCTTCATGGAGGTCAGGGTCCAGTCCATTGTAGTGGAGTTCATCCTCACACATGTCCCGGAGCTGTTTCCTGAGCCAa CTATGGCGCACAACAGGAGAAAGTCTCTTCCTTCCCCGACGGCCGTCAGCGGCCAGGAGGAAGCCCTCTTCGAGACTCGGCCTCACATCAGTCCAGGGGATGGCCCGATTCCGACGAGACCTTACCACGCCATCATCGAAGGCACCACCGATAA GAAGAAGGGCTCCTTCAAAGGAAGGAAGTGGATATCCATTTTCAATATCGGCAGTCGCTTCCACGACCCGAGACGACGGCACAAACACTCGACCAAAG AGAAGGACAAGCCGGTGTTACGTCCAGCCCGAAGCATGGATTCCCTCAGCGTTTCGACGTATTCAAATGAAG ATTCGACACGTCCTCTGCAGACAACTCGCTCGGCCAAAATGTCCGTCTTCGAACATGCAGCGTCGCCTAGCCCGTTAGGCGGGAGCGAATACGCCGTGACCTACCGCAGGGGGACGGGACTCGTGAGCGGGGGCACTCAGGGCACCTACACGACTGTCGACCCCGAAGGCTCGGGTGGCGCGCAAGGCGACTCTGTCCAATCCAGATCGCCGGGACTGTCAGCGAAGGCCGGTCGGAGAGCGGCCATGCACATCACTGGGCCCACTTTGGTCACGGTGCCGCTGCACATCACTTCCAACTTGGCTTTGGGCCTTCTACAGGGAGGTGGGACTGGCCGTGTGGTCCACCGTGGCAAGGGGAAGGACGGAGGTCAGGACAGTGGAAAAATGGAAATGCCAGTGGAAGTGAGGGAAGAGAGCAAAGAGGGAACACACAGGAAGGAAATCATCCTGGATGACGACAAGACAAAGAACCCAGTTGAcaaggaagaagaagacgagAACAAAGAAGCACTTGGGAAAGACTGTAGCTCGGAGCCAGCAGCAAAAGAAAGCAAGCGTACGAGTTACAAAGCAGATGAGGATGTTTGTCAACAGGATGTCTCCGAAG GAGTGCCATCGGCCAATGTTTTGGACTCTTCTGGCGTCCTCGATTCAACCGAGGATGACCAAGAGCTGGCGGGCTATGTTGAAGACAGCTTTGAATTTCTGGATCACATGGATTGCAGCTACTCCGATCAg ATTCCTCTCCACTTTCTGTCGGACTGCGCTTCCCAAGCCAACGTATTCTCCGTGGAACCTCCCGGACACTCTGACGACGAGTATGAACTCGCAGAGGAACCGTGTCATCACGCCAACGAAGCCGACGCCAGGCTGAGTGTGAGCTCCGAGACAAACCTTCAAAGCCGACCGGAGCTCCAGCGGCCGCGCGGCGTCAACGAGCGCAACGCAAAGTCCCTCAGCTTGCCTCGCATGACCTCGCCTGCGTATGAACCTGGAGAATGTCGCTGTGACGACGCAGGAGACGACGACGACACGGCCAACTACTACAGCAGTGACGAAGACAGCAGCTTGTTTGTTAAGAGCCTCCCCGCGGACTTCTTCCTAAGCCACCTGTGTGACCTTGAACCAGAGGATGAGAGTGCTCCAGTAGAGCGATGGGGTGAGGCAAACCAATATAATCCCACAAACGATCAGAGCCAGGATGACCTGGACGGATTAGAAGAGATGATACCACAAAGTGAAGAGCAAATCCACTACTGCGTGGACTTGCAAGAGCACATTTCAGTTGTTAAGGCCAACgaagatgatgatgttgacaATGGAAGAagggaagatgaaggagaagCCCATTATCTCTCTACCTTTGAGTGTAGTACGAAGAAAGAAACATGCCCAGTGGAGGAGTTCCTAGACGTTTCCCAGGAAGCTACAGAGGAGCTTCAGGATGATGGAGATGAAAGTCAAAGGACTGAGGATGTGAATCCTGAAACGATGTCAACAGATGATGGCGAGGTACCAAATTTGGAGGATGTCTTGGCTACGGACGAGATCCACGCAGAGGTCTGGGACGAGCTGGAGGAGGTCGTGTGCCAACTGATCGAGAATGAAGAAGGAAAGACTGTGGAGGTCAGCGAGAGCCCAGGGACCGACGAGCTGGAAACAACTGCGGGAAAGGTCCATTTCCCAGCCAGATGTGACCAACTTGTGGTAGAGTTCATGCACAAAGAAGACAAATCCATCGGAGAGGCATCTCTGAAAGGGGACAGGGCTGACGAGTCTGCAGGTGGGGGGAATTCTGACAAGGGAGGACCAGAGAGGTGTGAAAAAGTGATGGAAGTGCAGCTACCCAATGAAGACAAAGCCATCCTCGAGAAAGTGACGGTCACGCCAAGTCTAAGAGAGAATGACGGGATGATTGAAAAccaagaaaaagacaaagaggGAGCCGTTATGGAGATGTCAGCAGCCACAGACAAATTTGGCATTTGTGAAGAAGTGACACCATCACATTTTACAGATGTGTCCATGGTTCTGCAGTCCAGAGGCGTGAGCTGTGATGAGCAAGGACACAAAGGAGCAGTTGCAGAAATGTGCGTGCCCAAAGAAGACAAACCCATTTGTGAGGAAGCCACGGTGACACCAAGTCTGAAAGAGCTCAGGGCCCATGTTCCCGAGTCCACAGAAGGTGTGAGGTTAGAGGAGCGAGGAGTTGGAAGGAAGCTGGTCATTTCCAAACTGACCAAAGTTTACCAAGTGAAAGCGGTGCCGGTGGTGCCGCCCAAACCCCAACACTGCAAATTAGCAACCCGGAGCCtgcgacagcagcagcagcagcagcagcagcgagagAGGAGAGATGGCGACGCGCCCGACGATGCGGGTGCCACCTGCGGCAGGGACGCTTCGCGGAACAGCCCTCTCAGCATGTGCTTCGACGAAGCTGTTGCCAAAGCCATCATGAGGCGAGAAAAGAATGGGAGCGACGATGCCAACTAG